A window of Ictidomys tridecemlineatus isolate mIctTri1 chromosome 1, mIctTri1.hap1, whole genome shotgun sequence contains these coding sequences:
- the LOC144364965 gene encoding LOW QUALITY PROTEIN: uncharacterized protein LOC144364965 (The sequence of the model RefSeq protein was modified relative to this genomic sequence to represent the inferred CDS: inserted 1 base in 1 codon) yields MLFLSFRDIAIDFTEEEWECLQPAQKNLYKDVMLENYRNFAFLAMTPQHTQEYSPDKGIKHIFHKVISEKYRSCDFDYLQQKKIRKTTSESENQKSYKKSGLVHHQRIYTGEKSYKYKKCGKDFSKKKVLFATDETTLERCLTNGKNVFKEISIFIKQSRIHTEEKPYKCEEYGELLSQKLNIIYQTRIHTGEKLYKCRECGKAFSQKTDLIHHSRTHSGEKPYKCKDCGKAFSRKVGLTYHSRTHSGEKPYECEECDKAFSQKSHLICHRGTHTGEKPYKCKECGKAFSLKLLLICHRRTHTGEKPYKCEECGKAFSQKSHFICHSRTHSGEKPYKCKDCGKAFSLKVGLTYHRRTHSGEKPYKCEECDKAFSQKSHLICHRRTHTGEKPYKCKECGKAFSQKSHLICHRRTHTGEKPYKCKECGKAFSQKTDLIRHSRTHSGKKPYKCKDCGKAFSRKVGLTYHSRTHSGEKPYKCEECDKAFSRKSHLICHRRTHSGEKPYKCKDCGKAFSRKLGLTYHSRTHSGEKPYKCEECDKAFSQKSHLICHRRTHSGEKPYKCKECGKAFSQKSYLICHRRTHTGEKPYKCKECGKAFSQNTDLIRHSRTHSGKKPYKCKDCGKAFSRKLGLTYHSRTHSGEKPYKCEECDKAFSRKSYLICHRRTHTGEKPYQCKECDKAFNRKSHLXLQHRIHTREKPYNCGKAFRIKQALFIIEELTLENSRKM; encoded by the exons ccATGACTCCTCAGCACACCCAAGAATATTCACCAGATAAGggtataaaacatatatttcacaAAGTGATAAGTGAGAAATACAGAAGTTGTGATTTTGACTatttacaacaaaagaaaataaggaaaactacaagtgagagtgaaaaccagaaatcatataaaaaatcaggTCTTGTTCACCACCAGAGaatttatactggagaaaagtcctacaaatataaaaaatgtggcaaagattttagtAAAAAAAAGGTCTTATTTGCCACAGATGAAACCACACTGGAGAGATGCCTTACCAATGggaagaatgtttttaaagaaatttcaatCTTTATTAAGCAAAGCAGAATTcacactgaagagaagccctacaaatgtgaagaatatgGTGAACTACTTagtcaaaaattaaacattatttacCAAAcaagaattcacactggagaaaagctctacaaatgtagagaatgtggcaaagcttttagtcaaaaaacagaccttattcaccacagcagaactcacagtggagagaagccctacaaatgtaaagattgtggcaaagctttcagtagAAAAGTAGGACTTACttaccacagcagaactcacagtggagagaagccctacgaatgtgaagaatgtgacaaagctttcagtcaaaaatcacaccttatttgccacagaggaactcacactggagagaagccctacaaatgtaaagaatgtggcaaagctttcagtctaAAATTACtccttatttgccacagaagaactcacactggagagaagccctacaaatgtgaagaatgtggcaaagctttcagtcaaaaatcacactttatttgccacagcagaactcacagtggagagaagccctacaaatgtaaagattgtggcaaagctttcagtctaAAAGTAGGACTTACTtaccacaggagaactcacagtggagagaagccctacaaatgtgaagaatgtgacaaagctttcagtcaaaaatcacaccttatttgccacaggagaactcacactggagagaagccctacaaatgtaaagaatgtggcaaagctttcagtcaaaaatcacaccttatttgccacaggagaactcacactggagagaaaccctacaaatgtaaagaatgtggaaaagcttttagtCAAAAAACAGACCTTATTCGCCACAGCAGAACCCACAGTGgaaagaagccctacaaatgtaaagattgtggcaaagctttcagtagAAAAGTAGGACTTACttaccacagcagaactcacagtggagagaagccctacaaatgtgaagaatgtgacaaagctttcagtcgaaaatcacaccttatttgccacaggagaactcacagtggagagaagccctacaaatgtaaagattgtggcaaagctttcagtcgaAAATTAGGACTTACttaccacagcagaactcacagtggagagaagccctacaaatgtgaagaatgtgacaaagctttcagtcaaaaatcacaccttatttgccacaggagaactcacagtggagagaagccctacaaatgtaaagaatgtggcaaagctttcagtcaaaaatcataccttatttgccacaggagaacacacactggagagaaaccctacaaatgtaaagaatgtggcaaagcttttagtcaaaATACAGACCTTATTCGCCACAGCAGAACCCACAGTGgaaagaagccctacaaatgtaaagattgtggcaaagctttcagtcgaAAATTAGGACTTACttaccacagcagaactcacagtggagagaagccctacaaatgtgaagaatgtgacaAAGCTTTCAGTCGAAAATcataccttatttgccacaggagaactcacactggagagaagccctaccaatgcaaagaatgtgacaaagctttcaatcgaaaatcacacc atttgcaaCACAGAATTCACACTCgagagaagccctacaattgtggcaaagcttttagaaTAAAACAGGCATTATTCATCATAGAAGAACTCACGCTGGAGAATAGCcgaaaaatgtga